Genomic window (Alligator mississippiensis isolate rAllMis1 chromosome 4, rAllMis1, whole genome shotgun sequence):
TTAACCCATACTAACCTTAACTATTATTCCAAAATAGAAAGAAAGTATACATTTTCCTAATGTTGCATATGTGACTGTAAGGTAAATGAAGGgacatttttttgttctctgaATTTGTGATTGGTTCCACCAAGAGCTTTGGCTTTTTGTTTGAACTGATTTATAGCTCCCTttgtctttaaaaacaaaataaaacaaaacacagtgTAACCAGGTATTGGTACCTCAGAACAGATTTAGCATTGTGTTGAAGCTTTTGGTGCTGTACACATAACAGTAATTGCATTATTGAAATCGAGTATCTAGTTTCCGCAAGCCAATTCTGCACAATATTGTATTCAGGTGAAAGATTAGGTGCTTGACTGAATTTTAATGTTTATTCACCATAGAGCtcaattgtttgttttttattgcttttctttttcttttcctggcaAACACTATTTCTGGCTttctatatattttaataaatcatGTCTTGAAAAAGATGCATGTACCCccctcatttttcttttgtttgaaaCTAAGATATACAATACTGAACTAGAAACTGCCTCACAACAGGCCAGAAATGACTTTTCATAGGAATAAAATGAAATCAAGTAGAGATAATGTCATTTTGAAGGTGAAATGTATGAAAACAAAGGCATTTTCTTTGTCTTCCATTGGAACATTTAGAAGCATATAGGAAGACATGTACTGCCATGGGCACTTCCAGAGTATAAGCATTCCTCAAAATAATCTTAATCAGAAAAGTATGGTTGTTGTAGACCAGACTATTTCAGAACAATTAAATGTTTTTGCAGGTAAAAGCCTTGGGTAAGGCAACCAGTTCTCAATCTCTATTTACAACTCAGGGAGGAGATTGTGTTACTTACTTCACTTTGAAATCAATTTGCATTGACAACATCGATTCACAACACGCTTTTTTCTACCCCGATGTAGAGAAAACCCTCTAAAGTATATATGACTTCACTCTAGCTCTGATTTCATTGCCAAAAGTATACTTTTATCCCGAAGATAAAGCAAAAGTTTCTGTCTCCCGAGGTCTCTGCAGCTCCATGACTCAGTGTTTATTGCCTTTTCTTGAACTCACTTTTTGTTTCTGCCCCCGCGAAGTCTGTCTAATAAAAATACCCTGTTTGCCCTTCCCCCCTCTAAGAACTGGGGTGATCTGATGGGAGATATTGGACCAAAAACATGCTTTTTGGACCAAAAAGAAACACAAACAGAGCTGGGGAAAGAGCTCCTTTCTCCCTTGCAGCTGGGCGGGGTCTTTAACTAACCAATCACAGAGCAGCTCTCCTCTATAAATACCGGCAACTAAGCGGGTTCGACTCTATTGTGCTTTCTTGGTTTGCACCAAGGCCTCCTGTGATCATGTCTGAGACCGCGCCTGTCGCTGCTCCCGCGGCCCCGGTTCCGGCTGCAAAAGCTCCAGCGAAGAAAACGAAGAAGGCAGCGCCAGGAGGCTCCAAAGCCCGCAAGCAGTCTGGGCCGAGTGTGACCGAGCTGATCACCCAGGCCGTGTCCGCCTCCAAGGAGAGAAAAGGCGTCTCGCTGGCCGCCCTGAAGAAGGCGCTGGCAGCCGGCGGCTACGATGTGGAGAAGAGCAACAGCCGCATCAAGGTGGGGCTCAAGAGCTTGGTGAGTAAGGGCACATTGGTGCAGACCAAGGGCACCGGCGCCTCGGGCTCCTTCAAGCTGGGCAAGAAGCCGGGCGAGGTCAAGGAGAAGGCGCCCAAGAAGAaggcggcggtggcggcggccAAGCCCAAGAAGGCGGCGGCCAAGAAGCCGGCCAGCGCGGCCAAGAAGGCCAAGAAGGCGGCGGCCGTGAAGAAGAGCCCCAAGAAAGCCAAGAAGCCGGCGGCCGCGGCGGCCAAGAAGAGCGCGGCCaagagccccaggaaggccaaggcggccAAGCCCAAGCGGGCCGCCAAGAGCCCGGCCAAGGCCAAGGCGGTGAAGCCCAAGGCTGCCAAGCCCAAGGCAGCCAAGGCCAAGAAGGCGGCGCCCAAGAAGAAGTAAGCTGATTTGAAGATGCTTGCACCTATACACCCAACGGCTCTTTTAAGAGCCACCCACATTTCCCAGAAAGAGCTGAAgcacctttttattttatccctAACGTGGGGCCCTGGGGGGATTACTTTGCATGTTTCTTTTCTCCCCCTGgcttctccccttcctctcccgGCCCCAAGGAAAGCACCCACAGGGGCCTTGGTTTaaatagaatttttaaaaatatcatttccAAGCAGCTGGGAAATCCGTTCCGACTATAGATTACCCCCTCACGAAACCTTGCTGGGAGCCAGCGGGGTCGGGACATGAGCTGCTTATCTGAGCGCAGCAGCGCACACCGGAGCCGGGAGGGGGGCGCGGGACAAGAAACGCGGCGATCCAGATTTGCTTTGTGacgtgcgggggggggggagcgtcAGCGAGTTCGAAAAGCCCGCGCTGCGCCAGGATTGGCCAGTTGTCAAGTCACGGCGACCTGCAGCGGGCGGGCAGGGAATCACTGGGGGAGATACTGCACCGCCGgagtccagggctggggtgaagcTGAGCTGTGCGCGCCTTGGGGGCGGGACATCTTCCTGAGAACGAATTAGCTCTCCTCCGAGTTCTGCTTTCAGCGTACACAGAAACCATCTCCTTGGTCACAGCCCACAAACGCTCTCAGCCTCCTGTCCCCAGCCAAGTGGCACTTACAGCTGTACAAAAAGCCAGCATGTTCTCTGACCACTGCTGGTGAATATCCATACTGATAAAGTGTGCTACCTAAACTTTCTGTACTCCATGTCTATTCTGAAGTGGTTTTACCTATTCATTCCTTTAGGGTGCTTGCCTTTAGTGTACCTTCCTGTTAAGTTTTACAAAGAATACCTAACCAGGTTGCCCTTGGCTTTGCCTAAAAGGTGCTTTTGTCAAATTGACCCAACATTATGTTCTCCAAGTTCTTGTGTCCTGAAAAAGACCCCAAAACACATCAGCCCCAAAATCCAGGATCATGCCCTTATCCCTGCCTTATCCCTGGTGCCTTCACGCACTGCTGGCTGAGCTGGGCAGTTCCAAGGGCATGGAAAACAGTTTGcattccctccctgccctttgTCTAGCCACCTGCCCAGGTTGGAGCTGCTGCACTATTTATCACTGAGGTCTCCCAAAACTTGGGCATAGTCTTTGGCTATGGTATCTGGAGGGAGGTTGTGCAGTGTTCTCTGAAACTCTGGATGGAACAATGACCATTTTCCTTTCCATGCTGCTATCTGCAGCTTGTGGGACCTTAAGGCTATATGCTCTGAGATTTGCTCACCGCATGGCGCACACAAGGAAATGGAAGGAAAGATCCAGGAGGAGATACTAGAGGAGTTGGTGGACTTTTTTGAGACGTGCACAGGGCCACAGAGGCCTTAAAGGAAGCAGGCAAAGTACCACTAGGACTGTTGCCTGAATTACTACAATCAAAAACTTGGTGAAAAGGGAGTATAGGCTGCAGATGTTACCACTTATTGATAGACCACTCAGTTGCAGAACACGGACCTAGCACAAACTTAAATTATAAATACCAAGTCTTTAAGATGATATTTAATTATAATGAATACTTACATTTAAACCTTAAGAAATAACCTGAGAAAATAAAAGAATCTGTTAATCCATGCCATTAATATTAGGTTAGGCCAAATAAAAATAACCAGTTTTTAGTGCCtgaagggatctcaaggcacATTGGGGTGCCATAACACTCAAGTTGAGCGTTTTTGATGtacata
Coding sequences:
- the LOC102562423 gene encoding histone H1.01 gives rise to the protein MSETAPVAAPAAPVPAAKAPAKKTKKAAPGGSKARKQSGPSVTELITQAVSASKERKGVSLAALKKALAAGGYDVEKSNSRIKVGLKSLVSKGTLVQTKGTGASGSFKLGKKPGEVKEKAPKKKAAVAAAKPKKAAAKKPASAAKKAKKAAAVKKSPKKAKKPAAAAAKKSAAKSPRKAKAAKPKRAAKSPAKAKAVKPKAAKPKAAKAKKAAPKKK